A window of Longispora fulva contains these coding sequences:
- a CDS encoding AMP-dependent synthetase/ligase produces the protein MREFSVPAAVTVPDDLTLTDKIWSNAQDHGDVVQFRRPGPDGWADVTCREFRDEVAALAAGMIAAGISGGDRVGLMSKTRYEWGVIDYAIWAAGAVTVPIYETSSAEQVEWILADSGAVACFVEHDEHAALIPELPALKNVWKIDAGALAELTPAEPDLAAVEARRGATQAADVATIIYTSGTTGRPKGCVLTHRNLYSNAENALFNYGEVLGDGGATLLFLPLAHSLARMIQLAFVHGRITIGHTADVKNLLDDLKSFHPTIILSVPRVFEKVYNGAKQKAHAAGKGKIFDRAADVAVRWSTAQDTGGPGLGLNLQHKVFDKLVYSKLRVALGGMCNWAVSGGAPLGDRLNHFFRGIGVTVLEGYGLTETSPVTNINEPGLQRIGSVGRPIPGTTISIADDGEILVKGPQVMKGYWNNPAATAEVIDSDGWFHSGDIGELDDSGFLFITGRKKELIVTAGGKNVAPAVLEDRVRAHPLISQCVVIGDQQPFIAALVAIDEEAFPRWLEANGRTGTIAELRADEALRAEVQTAVDDANKAVSHAEAIKVFRILPRDFTEATGELTPSMKVKRNVVCKEYADEIAAIYGS, from the coding sequence GTGCGCGAATTCTCCGTACCAGCGGCCGTGACCGTCCCCGACGACCTGACGCTGACGGACAAGATCTGGTCCAACGCGCAGGACCACGGTGACGTCGTGCAGTTCCGCCGCCCGGGCCCGGACGGCTGGGCGGACGTGACCTGCCGCGAGTTCCGGGACGAGGTCGCCGCGCTGGCCGCAGGCATGATCGCCGCAGGGATCTCCGGCGGTGACCGGGTCGGCCTGATGAGCAAGACCCGCTACGAGTGGGGCGTGATCGACTACGCGATCTGGGCTGCCGGCGCCGTCACCGTCCCGATCTACGAGACGTCCTCGGCCGAGCAGGTCGAGTGGATCCTGGCCGACTCCGGGGCCGTGGCCTGCTTCGTCGAGCACGACGAGCACGCGGCGCTGATCCCCGAGCTGCCCGCCCTGAAGAACGTGTGGAAGATCGATGCCGGCGCGCTCGCCGAGCTGACCCCGGCGGAGCCCGACCTGGCCGCCGTGGAGGCCCGCCGGGGCGCGACCCAGGCCGCCGACGTGGCCACGATCATCTACACCTCCGGCACCACCGGCCGGCCCAAGGGCTGCGTGCTGACCCACCGCAACCTGTACTCGAACGCGGAGAACGCCCTCTTCAACTACGGCGAGGTCCTCGGCGACGGCGGCGCGACGCTGCTGTTCCTGCCGCTGGCGCACTCCCTGGCCCGGATGATCCAGCTCGCGTTCGTGCACGGCCGGATCACGATCGGGCACACGGCCGACGTGAAGAACCTGCTCGACGACCTGAAGTCCTTCCACCCGACGATCATCCTGTCGGTGCCCCGGGTGTTCGAGAAGGTCTACAACGGGGCCAAGCAGAAGGCGCACGCCGCCGGCAAGGGCAAGATCTTCGACCGGGCGGCCGACGTCGCCGTGCGGTGGAGCACGGCGCAGGACACCGGCGGCCCCGGACTCGGGCTGAACCTGCAGCACAAGGTCTTCGACAAGCTGGTCTACAGCAAGCTGCGCGTCGCCCTCGGCGGGATGTGCAACTGGGCCGTGTCCGGCGGCGCGCCGCTCGGCGACCGGCTGAACCACTTCTTCCGCGGCATCGGCGTCACGGTCCTGGAGGGCTACGGCCTGACGGAGACCTCCCCGGTGACCAACATCAACGAGCCGGGCCTGCAGCGGATCGGCTCGGTCGGCCGGCCGATCCCCGGCACGACGATCTCGATCGCCGACGACGGCGAGATCCTGGTCAAGGGCCCGCAGGTCATGAAGGGGTACTGGAACAACCCCGCCGCCACGGCCGAGGTGATCGACTCCGACGGCTGGTTCCACTCCGGCGACATCGGCGAGTTGGACGACTCCGGCTTCCTGTTCATCACGGGCCGGAAGAAGGAGCTCATCGTCACGGCCGGCGGCAAGAACGTGGCCCCCGCCGTACTCGAGGACCGGGTCCGGGCCCACCCGCTGATCAGCCAGTGCGTCGTCATCGGCGACCAGCAGCCCTTCATCGCCGCGCTGGTCGCGATCGACGAGGAGGCGTTCCCGCGCTGGCTCGAGGCGAACGGCCGGACCGGTACGATCGCGGAGTTGCGGGCCGACGAGGCGCTGCGGGCCGAGGTGCAGACCGCGGTCGACGACGCGAACAAGGCCGTCTCGCACGCGGAGGCGATCAAGGTCTTCCGGATTCTGCCCCGGGACTTCACCGAAGCCACCGGTGAGCTCACCCCGTCGATGAAGGTGAAGCGCAACGTTGTCTGCAAGGAGTACGCCGACGAGATCGCAGCCATCTACGGGTCATGA
- a CDS encoding SRPBCC family protein yields the protein MADSSTQSIVVAASPADIAAVICDFPRYPEWAAAVRSIEVIEEYEDGYASQVRFSLDAGVAKDEYTLQYEYADDISRIEWRLVAPSALQKSQVGSYDLVDNGDGTSTVTYTLAVELGMSMLGMFKRKAEKMIMDTALKELKRRVESSKS from the coding sequence ATGGCGGACTCCTCGACCCAGTCGATCGTCGTCGCGGCCTCGCCCGCCGACATCGCTGCGGTGATCTGCGACTTCCCGCGCTACCCGGAATGGGCGGCGGCGGTGCGTTCGATCGAGGTGATCGAGGAGTACGAGGACGGCTACGCCAGCCAGGTCCGGTTCTCCCTCGACGCCGGCGTGGCGAAGGACGAGTACACGCTGCAGTACGAGTACGCGGACGACATCTCGCGGATCGAGTGGCGGCTGGTCGCCCCGTCGGCGCTGCAGAAGAGTCAGGTCGGCTCGTACGACCTGGTGGACAACGGGGACGGCACGTCAACGGTGACGTACACCCTCGCGGTGGAGCTGGGCATGAGCATGCTGGGCATGTTCAAGCGCAAGGCCGAGAAAATGATCATGGACACGGCTCTCAAGGAGCTCAAGCGGCGGGTGGAGAGCTCGAAGAGCTAG
- a CDS encoding ROK family glucokinase codes for MGLTIGIDVGGTKVLAGVVDADGTVIAQARRETPADDVGRTRELIVDVIRELSAAHPVEAVGIGAAGWIDAERSTVLYAPNLAWRHEPLRDSIAADIDLPVVVENDANAAAWAEFRFGAGTGTRSLVLLTVGTGIGGGIVLDGHLIRGEHGIAAEFGHTLAVADGHPCGCGARGCLEQYTSGTALVRFARSEARDGAGAAAELLALVGGDVEKIDGPTVTRAARDGDPTARAAFAEIGRWLGYGMADAVQVLDPAVIVVGGGVSEAGELLLDPARRAYADRLTQRGKLPVAEIRQARLGNLAGLVGASDLARQR; via the coding sequence GTGGGACTCACCATCGGGATCGACGTCGGCGGCACCAAGGTGCTGGCCGGGGTGGTCGACGCGGACGGCACAGTGATCGCCCAGGCCCGCCGGGAGACCCCGGCCGACGACGTCGGGCGGACCCGCGAGCTGATCGTCGACGTGATCCGGGAACTGTCCGCCGCGCACCCGGTCGAGGCCGTGGGCATCGGCGCGGCCGGCTGGATCGACGCGGAGCGGTCCACGGTCCTCTACGCGCCCAACCTGGCCTGGCGGCACGAGCCGCTGCGCGACTCGATCGCCGCCGACATCGACCTGCCCGTGGTGGTCGAGAACGACGCCAACGCCGCGGCCTGGGCCGAGTTCCGGTTCGGAGCCGGGACGGGTACGAGGTCGCTCGTCCTGCTCACCGTCGGCACCGGCATCGGCGGCGGCATCGTGCTCGACGGCCACCTGATCCGGGGCGAGCACGGCATCGCCGCGGAGTTCGGGCACACCCTGGCCGTCGCCGACGGGCACCCCTGCGGGTGCGGGGCGCGCGGCTGCCTGGAGCAGTACACGTCGGGCACGGCCCTGGTCCGGTTCGCCCGCTCCGAGGCCCGGGACGGCGCCGGCGCCGCCGCCGAGCTGCTGGCGCTGGTCGGCGGGGACGTGGAGAAGATCGACGGGCCGACCGTCACCCGGGCGGCCCGCGACGGCGACCCGACGGCCCGCGCCGCGTTCGCCGAGATCGGCCGGTGGCTGGGCTACGGCATGGCCGACGCCGTGCAGGTGCTCGACCCGGCCGTCATCGTCGTCGGCGGCGGCGTCAGTGAGGCGGGGGAGTTGCTGCTCGACCCGGCGCGGCGCGCCTACGCCGATCGCCTGACCCAGCGCGGCAAGCTGCCGGTGGCGGAGATCCGCCAGGCCCGGCTGGGCAACCTCGCAGGACTGGTCGGCGCCTCGGACCTGGCCAGGCAACGCTAG
- a CDS encoding endonuclease/exonuclease/phosphatase family protein, giving the protein MPKLRVVSYNVRGLKDDRAALGEVIRDLAPDVLFAQEAPRRFRWRHKCAELARSGGMLYASGGLPGLGNAILVSMRVTVEEAWGLRYPLTPGRHLRGAAFARCSVAKVPFLAVGTHLATDDTERPAQAALLAATIREAGGTTIFGGDINETEGGSAWRTLADTRTDAGATNQTPTFSVTNPSRRIDALFADKTCTVTSYSVIDTPAVRRASDHFPIYAEITL; this is encoded by the coding sequence ATGCCGAAGCTGCGGGTGGTCTCGTACAACGTGCGGGGTCTCAAGGACGACCGTGCCGCCCTGGGCGAGGTGATCCGCGACCTCGCCCCGGACGTCCTGTTCGCCCAGGAGGCCCCGCGTCGTTTCCGCTGGCGCCACAAGTGCGCGGAACTGGCCCGCTCCGGCGGCATGCTCTACGCCTCCGGCGGCCTCCCGGGCCTGGGCAACGCCATCCTGGTCAGCATGCGCGTCACCGTCGAGGAGGCCTGGGGCCTGCGCTACCCGCTGACCCCGGGCCGCCACCTCCGCGGCGCGGCCTTCGCCCGCTGCTCCGTGGCCAAGGTGCCCTTCCTGGCCGTAGGCACCCACCTGGCCACCGACGACACCGAACGCCCGGCCCAGGCGGCACTCCTGGCGGCCACCATCCGCGAGGCGGGCGGCACCACCATCTTCGGCGGCGACATCAACGAAACAGAGGGCGGCTCGGCCTGGCGCACCCTGGCCGACACCCGCACGGACGCCGGCGCCACCAACCAAACCCCGACCTTCAGCGTCACAAACCCCAGCCGCCGCATAGACGCCCTCTTCGCGGACAAGACCTGCACGGTCACGTCCTACAGCGTCATCGACACCCCAGCGGTCCGCCGAGCCAGCGACCACTTCCCCATCTACGCCGAAATAACCCTCTAA
- a CDS encoding AfsR/SARP family transcriptional regulator codes for MRFGILGPVRVCGADGDCPSMQPRQRAVLAYLLLHAGRPVSADRLVAAIWGDAPPVTARAQVQVAISTLRGVLRRAGLADLLETLPAGYALTPGPDDFDLDAFTARVSPADADAGALRAALGLWRGPALGDVAAPYADAVRTRLEDLRLTTRERLADRELDRGRYRELVVELTELVAAYPSRERFREQLMLALHGCGRTRDALRVADDFRRLLAEEHGLDPRPGFAALEESIRRADPALAPGAATRPAPAAARPAPAPAQLPPDVLDFTGRADQLELLDGLLPDHGRPGATAVVLTTIAGVGGVGKTALAVHWAHRVRHRFPDGQLYLNLHGYSSSTGPLRPLEALTRLLRALGVPGARIPTELDAAAGAYRDLVASRRIVVVLDNANSPEQVRPLLPVGPGNLALVTSRDRLAGLVARDGARRITLTPLGPAEALELLTRIVGADRVAAEPVAAAELAVLCGRLPLALRITAAFLVDRPDTGLAAHAAALREGNRLLALTVVGDEQSSVRAAFDQSYAALAADEARLFRLLGVTPGADLTVDAAAALVGVAAHTAEYLLDRLAAAHLVEEHAPGRYTMHDLVREYAALRAAGEATADALGRLVDWYLVVLHAAGALIAPQRDRVTLSARHGPATLPFPPDAHDAMVFLDAERANLGPVVRLAVERGDDAAAYELAYRLRDFFVNRGHGPEAVEIFQQALEVAERLGDPADLASAHVDLATVYRQIGRAADARSHLREAIELHRSTGDTAGLAAANNLFAGLCVTEGRYAEAVGPLEAALGHFEETGDLFRVSVALINLGICAAEGDRSADAVGYFRRAIVLQRRTGDRRGEAMSRNCLGIAHQKRGEYAEAADAFADALTICRELGDLRGEGDVHNSLGDLHRVRGGYGPAVEHLRLSLAIKHRLGDLRRAKDDLALLGEVLLLLGRRTEAREHLEQARALDVDPAGPDTEARIAAGLAALTPVTDGPTIT; via the coding sequence ATGAGGTTCGGCATCCTCGGCCCGGTGCGGGTCTGCGGCGCTGACGGGGACTGTCCGTCCATGCAGCCCAGACAGCGCGCCGTCCTGGCGTATCTGTTGCTGCACGCCGGGCGGCCGGTGTCGGCGGACCGGCTGGTGGCGGCGATCTGGGGCGACGCCCCGCCGGTGACGGCCAGGGCCCAGGTGCAGGTGGCCATCTCCACCCTGCGGGGCGTGCTGCGCCGGGCGGGTCTCGCCGACCTGTTGGAGACCCTGCCGGCCGGCTACGCGTTGACCCCCGGGCCGGACGACTTCGACCTGGACGCGTTCACGGCGCGGGTGTCGCCGGCGGACGCCGACGCGGGGGCGCTCCGGGCGGCTCTGGGGCTGTGGCGCGGGCCGGCGCTGGGCGACGTGGCGGCCCCGTACGCCGACGCGGTCCGGACCCGGTTGGAGGACCTGCGGCTGACCACCCGCGAACGGCTGGCGGACCGCGAACTCGACCGGGGCCGGTACCGGGAACTGGTGGTGGAGTTGACGGAGCTGGTCGCGGCGTACCCGTCGCGTGAACGTTTTCGGGAGCAGCTGATGCTCGCCCTGCACGGCTGTGGCCGGACCCGGGACGCGCTGCGCGTGGCGGACGACTTCCGCCGGCTGCTCGCCGAGGAGCACGGCCTGGACCCGCGTCCCGGGTTCGCGGCGTTGGAGGAGTCGATCCGCCGGGCGGATCCGGCGCTCGCGCCCGGGGCCGCGACCCGACCCGCGCCGGCCGCCGCCCGGCCCGCGCCGGCCCCGGCGCAGCTCCCGCCGGACGTGCTGGACTTCACCGGCCGCGCCGACCAGCTCGAACTGCTCGACGGTCTGCTGCCGGACCACGGCCGGCCGGGCGCGACGGCCGTGGTGCTGACCACGATCGCCGGCGTCGGGGGCGTGGGGAAGACGGCGTTGGCCGTGCACTGGGCGCACCGGGTCCGGCACCGGTTCCCCGACGGCCAGCTGTACCTGAACCTGCACGGTTACTCGTCGTCGACAGGCCCGTTGCGGCCGCTGGAGGCGTTGACCCGGCTGCTGCGGGCGCTGGGCGTGCCGGGTGCCCGGATCCCGACGGAGCTGGACGCGGCGGCGGGGGCGTACCGCGACCTGGTGGCGTCCCGGCGGATCGTCGTGGTGCTGGACAACGCGAACAGCCCGGAGCAGGTCCGTCCACTGTTGCCGGTCGGGCCTGGCAACCTGGCCCTGGTGACGAGCCGCGACCGGCTGGCCGGCCTGGTGGCCAGGGACGGGGCCCGCCGGATCACGCTCACCCCGCTGGGGCCGGCGGAGGCGCTGGAGCTGTTGACCCGGATCGTCGGGGCCGACCGGGTGGCGGCCGAGCCGGTGGCGGCCGCCGAGCTGGCCGTCCTGTGTGGACGTCTGCCGCTGGCGTTGCGGATCACCGCGGCCTTCCTGGTGGACCGGCCGGACACCGGGCTCGCGGCGCACGCCGCGGCGCTGCGGGAGGGCAACCGGCTGCTCGCCCTGACCGTGGTCGGCGACGAGCAGTCGTCGGTCCGGGCGGCGTTCGACCAGTCGTACGCTGCCCTCGCCGCCGACGAGGCCCGGCTGTTCCGGCTCCTCGGGGTCACCCCCGGCGCGGACCTGACCGTCGACGCCGCCGCCGCGCTGGTCGGGGTGGCGGCGCACACGGCGGAGTACCTGCTGGACCGGCTGGCCGCCGCGCACCTGGTCGAGGAGCACGCCCCGGGCAGGTACACGATGCACGACCTGGTGCGGGAGTACGCGGCGCTCAGAGCGGCGGGGGAGGCGACGGCGGACGCCCTGGGCCGCCTCGTCGACTGGTACCTCGTCGTCCTGCACGCCGCCGGTGCCCTGATCGCCCCGCAGCGCGACCGGGTCACGCTGTCCGCGCGCCACGGGCCGGCCACGCTGCCCTTCCCGCCCGACGCGCACGACGCGATGGTGTTCCTCGACGCGGAGCGGGCCAACCTGGGGCCGGTGGTCCGGCTGGCCGTCGAGCGGGGCGACGACGCGGCGGCCTACGAGCTGGCGTACCGGCTGAGGGACTTCTTCGTGAACCGGGGGCACGGCCCGGAGGCGGTGGAGATCTTCCAGCAGGCCCTGGAGGTCGCCGAACGGCTCGGGGACCCGGCGGACCTGGCGAGCGCGCACGTCGACCTCGCGACGGTGTACCGGCAGATCGGTCGGGCCGCCGACGCCCGCTCGCACCTGCGCGAGGCCATCGAACTGCACCGCTCGACGGGTGACACCGCCGGCCTGGCCGCAGCCAACAACCTGTTCGCCGGCCTGTGCGTCACCGAGGGCCGCTACGCCGAGGCCGTCGGCCCGCTGGAGGCGGCCCTGGGGCACTTCGAGGAGACCGGCGACCTGTTCCGCGTGTCGGTGGCCCTGATCAACCTGGGGATCTGCGCCGCGGAGGGCGACAGGTCCGCCGACGCCGTCGGGTACTTCCGCCGGGCCATCGTCCTGCAACGCCGCACCGGCGACAGGCGGGGCGAGGCCATGTCGCGCAACTGCCTGGGCATCGCGCACCAGAAGCGCGGCGAGTACGCCGAGGCCGCCGACGCGTTCGCCGACGCCCTCACGATCTGCCGGGAACTCGGCGACCTGCGCGGCGAGGGCGACGTGCACAACAGCCTCGGCGACCTGCACCGGGTCCGTGGCGGGTACGGGCCGGCCGTGGAGCACCTGCGCCTCTCGTTAGCGATCAAGCACCGGCTGGGCGACCTGCGCCGGGCGAAGGACGACCTGGCGCTCCTCGGCGAGGTGCTGCTCCTGCTGGGCCGGCGTACGGAGGCCCGCGAACACCTGGAACAGGCCAGGGCGCTGGACGTCGACCCGGCCGGCCCCGACACGGAGGCCCGGATCGCCGCCGGGCTCGCGGCTCTTACCCCGGTGACCGACGGGCCGACCATCACCTAG
- a CDS encoding AfsR/SARP family transcriptional regulator: MTVRFGLLGPVQLVIHGRSVVFSAPRHRAVLGFLLLNARRPVPPERLIDAIWGEMPPDRARGQIQVAVSALRRTLRDAGAEHVLATRPAGYVLDVAPDELDLDLFTTLAGSPDAARLREALDLWRGPALADVTAPYVEPARSRLTDQRLTVVERLAELDLAAGRHALIVDELAAWIAESPFRERLHRHLMLALHRLDRQPDALAVARDYRRLLADEHGLDPGQEFTDLERAILADDPALRPVPGPVATRPAGPAQLPSDVPDFVGRAEELARLDELFDGAGAVVISTIEGTGGVGKTALALHWAHRVRDLYPDGQLYVNLHGYSATEPVRPLDAMTGFLRALGVPGEEIPVDLAEAAALYRTLLADRRILVILDNASGPDQVRPLLPGSRGSRVVVTSRDRLAGLVARDGARLLELGVLPPDKAVELLTRVLGRRRVAAEPDAVAELAGLCGGLPLALRIAAAHLVSQPRRDIAGYNAELRAGDLLASLEVPGDELASIRGVFGHSYRALAPETARLFRLVGLLPGADLTAGAAAAMAGVPVDRAMTLLRELSDAHLLEFDGGDRFAPHDLIRVYARQLAEATDADDDRRAAAEALLHWCLATSDAAARLLYPQFTRLDPPKSGHPGFPDSQAALAWFESERGNLVSTVEYFADRAPQPAVWLLADAMRGFLAVGQHTADCLTVCRTGIRVAAAAGDQRGQAALELSLGNTARHRDLAAVHYQRALEAARSAGWLAVEAAAEGNLAIGDVNAGRLDAAIERITRAMEIARRTGQVAGSPTDLCKLAHIHLIQGRLADAADHSLRALALFREMGAVSGEANALHGTGNAYLRLGRYEEALELQTRAVELFGEVGHHFTSVALVEVAVACCALGRRDEAVAHVEAALAGVRTVGNGMLEADALIAVGDLARTPVDAMAAYDASLTLARKLDLPETRAAALLGLADSHAVLGDPARAEALAGEGLSVAVRHGFRLQECEANTRLAELRLRAGDREAAVRYSRRAVEIREQTGYRFREARTIAALAASTE; encoded by the coding sequence GTGACGGTGCGTTTCGGGCTGCTTGGTCCGGTCCAACTGGTGATCCACGGTCGTTCGGTGGTGTTCTCCGCCCCCCGGCACCGTGCCGTGCTCGGCTTCCTCCTCCTCAACGCCCGCCGTCCCGTCCCGCCCGAGCGGCTGATCGACGCTATCTGGGGCGAGATGCCACCCGACCGGGCCCGGGGCCAGATCCAGGTCGCGGTGTCCGCGCTGCGCCGCACCCTCCGCGACGCCGGCGCCGAACACGTCCTGGCGACGAGACCCGCCGGGTACGTGCTGGACGTCGCCCCCGACGAGCTCGACCTGGACCTGTTCACCACCCTCGCCGGGTCGCCCGACGCCGCCCGGCTCCGCGAGGCGCTGGACCTGTGGCGCGGGCCGGCGCTCGCCGACGTGACGGCCCCGTACGTGGAGCCGGCCCGCTCCCGGCTCACCGACCAGCGGCTGACCGTGGTCGAACGGCTCGCCGAGCTGGACCTGGCCGCCGGCCGGCACGCGCTCATCGTGGACGAGCTGGCCGCCTGGATCGCGGAGAGTCCGTTCCGCGAGCGGCTGCACAGGCACCTGATGCTCGCCCTGCACCGCCTCGACCGCCAGCCCGACGCCCTCGCCGTGGCCAGGGACTACCGGCGGCTGCTCGCCGACGAGCACGGCCTGGACCCCGGCCAGGAGTTCACCGACCTGGAACGCGCCATCCTCGCCGACGACCCGGCCCTGCGCCCGGTCCCTGGTCCCGTGGCGACCCGGCCGGCCGGCCCCGCCCAGCTCCCGTCCGACGTGCCGGACTTCGTCGGCCGAGCCGAGGAGCTCGCCCGGCTCGACGAGCTGTTCGACGGCGCGGGCGCCGTCGTGATCAGCACCATCGAGGGCACGGGCGGCGTCGGCAAGACCGCACTGGCACTGCACTGGGCGCACCGGGTCCGCGACCTCTACCCCGACGGCCAGCTGTACGTGAACCTGCACGGCTACTCCGCGACGGAACCCGTGCGGCCCCTCGACGCGATGACCGGGTTCCTGCGGGCACTCGGCGTGCCCGGAGAGGAGATCCCCGTCGACCTGGCGGAGGCGGCGGCCCTGTACCGCACCCTCCTCGCTGACCGGCGGATTCTCGTCATCCTCGACAACGCCAGCGGCCCCGACCAGGTCCGGCCGCTGCTCCCGGGCAGCCGGGGCAGCCGGGTCGTCGTCACCAGCCGCGACCGGTTGGCCGGCCTCGTCGCCCGCGACGGTGCCCGCCTCCTGGAGTTGGGCGTCCTGCCCCCGGACAAGGCGGTGGAACTGCTCACCCGGGTGCTCGGCCGGCGGCGGGTGGCCGCGGAGCCGGACGCCGTCGCCGAGCTGGCCGGGCTGTGCGGCGGCCTGCCGCTGGCTCTGCGGATCGCCGCGGCGCACCTGGTCAGCCAGCCGCGACGCGACATCGCCGGTTACAACGCCGAACTCCGGGCCGGGGACCTCCTGGCCTCGCTGGAGGTCCCCGGTGACGAACTCGCGTCGATTCGGGGCGTCTTCGGGCACTCCTATCGGGCGCTCGCCCCCGAAACGGCGCGACTCTTCCGGCTCGTCGGACTGCTCCCGGGCGCGGATCTGACGGCGGGGGCCGCGGCGGCCATGGCGGGCGTCCCGGTGGACCGGGCCATGACCCTGCTGCGGGAACTCTCCGACGCCCATCTGCTGGAGTTCGACGGCGGTGACCGGTTCGCCCCGCACGACCTGATTCGGGTGTACGCCCGGCAGTTGGCCGAGGCGACCGACGCCGACGACGACCGGCGCGCGGCCGCCGAGGCGTTGTTGCACTGGTGTCTTGCCACCTCCGACGCCGCGGCCAGGCTGCTCTACCCGCAGTTCACCCGGCTCGATCCGCCGAAGTCCGGGCATCCGGGCTTCCCGGACTCGCAGGCGGCCCTGGCGTGGTTTGAGTCGGAGCGGGGCAACCTGGTGTCCACGGTGGAGTATTTCGCCGACCGGGCTCCGCAGCCGGCCGTATGGTTGCTCGCTGACGCCATGCGCGGCTTCCTGGCCGTCGGACAGCACACCGCGGACTGCCTGACGGTCTGTCGCACCGGGATCCGGGTCGCGGCGGCGGCTGGCGACCAGCGCGGCCAGGCGGCGTTGGAACTCAGCCTGGGCAACACGGCCCGGCACCGGGATCTCGCCGCGGTGCACTACCAGCGGGCGCTCGAGGCGGCCCGGTCGGCGGGCTGGCTCGCGGTCGAGGCGGCGGCCGAGGGAAACCTGGCCATCGGCGACGTCAACGCCGGTCGGTTGGACGCCGCGATCGAGCGGATCACCCGGGCGATGGAGATCGCCCGACGGACCGGCCAGGTGGCCGGATCGCCGACCGACCTCTGCAAGCTGGCCCACATCCACCTCATCCAGGGCCGGCTCGCCGACGCCGCGGACCACAGCCTGCGGGCGCTCGCGCTGTTCCGCGAGATGGGCGCGGTGAGCGGCGAGGCGAACGCCCTGCATGGCACGGGCAACGCGTACCTCCGGCTGGGGCGGTACGAGGAGGCGCTGGAGCTGCAGACCAGGGCGGTGGAGTTGTTCGGAGAGGTGGGCCACCACTTCACCTCGGTGGCGCTCGTCGAGGTGGCCGTCGCGTGCTGCGCGCTGGGCCGGCGGGACGAGGCGGTGGCCCACGTCGAGGCAGCCCTGGCCGGGGTGCGGACCGTCGGCAACGGGATGTTGGAGGCCGACGCGCTGATCGCCGTCGGGGACCTGGCGCGGACGCCCGTCGACGCGATGGCGGCGTACGACGCCTCGCTGACCCTGGCCAGGAAGCTGGACCTGCCGGAGACCCGGGCCGCGGCGCTGCTGGGTCTCGCGGACTCCCACGCCGTGCTCGGGGACCCGGCCCGGGCCGAGGCCCTCGCGGGGGAGGGCCTGTCCGTGGCGGTCCGACACGGCTTCCGGCTCCAGGAGTGCGAGGCGAACACCCGGCTGGCCGAGTTGCGGCTGCGCGCCGGCGACCGTGAGGCGGCCGTCCGGTACTCCCGGCGCGCCGTCGAGATCCGGGAGCAGACCGGCTACCGGTTCCGTGAGGCGCGGACCATAGCGGCACTGGCCGCCAGTACCGAATAG